The genomic interval AGGAGATGGGTAGTAGAACGAACGCATTCATGGATGAATCGATTTCGGCGATTGTTGATTCGTTGGGAAAAACATAAAGAAAACTATCTTGGCATGATCCACTTAGCCTGTGCATACATTGTGGTAAGGGCGATTCGGGTTTTCGGATAGGCTCTTAGAAGCTGGATTAACTCAAGGCTATAACATCGAGACAACCGTCATCGATCGCAGCCAAGTTCCCTACAACCTTCCAGCAGGCGGACAGTTTGTGGTTATTCTGAAGCAAAAAGGACTCGATGCCGGATTTGAACTTGCCGCGACGGGCATTTTTGTTCGTCCTCTGGCGTTGCTCCGACTCGATCTCATTCTCGATCGCCTCCAGCCTGAGTATGAATCAATCATTGTGAAACATCCGGTAATGACAGCACTGAAACCAGAAGGACGATTTTGCGGGCAGCTATTTGGCGATCGTGACTCCTGGATTAAGTTTCCCAATCGCACCCATCACACTCGTCAACAGATTGAAGCGCTGTTGCAGCCGTTTGAAGTGGAATGGCTAGAGGAAGAAGACCATCCGGGAGTAACGGCGATCGGTGAGGCAAAACATTGGCATATTTTTCACATCGTGGCGCGTAAAAGAGGTTAATGTGAAGACCTCCGATTTCTTAAAGAAATCGGAGGTCTGGCAGAGATGTATGGCTTAATCAATGGCAATCATAACATCACTCGCTTTAACAACGGCAAAAGCTTCTTTGCCTACACCTAAACCCAGCTTTTCGGCAGAAGCTTTGGTAATAATGGCAGTAATTTCAACTTCTGGAGCAACCTCCAAAACAACTTCTGTATTTACTGCTCCAACTTCGATCGCTTTGACTGTCCCTTTGAGAGCATTCCGCGCACTAATTTGCATTCCTAACTCCTCGATAATAGCAATTTGATAGTAGTGCAAAATCAATTACACGCTATTAGAATTTTATCAGAAAAAATGGGGTTTTCAAAGTATTAAAAATTCGATTAAAACCATAAAAATAATAGAATTTAAGGCTATTTTTGTATGAAAAAGTACATTTCTATTTGCACTTGAGGCTTTAGATTACAAGCCGTATCAAAGTTTCTAGCGATTCAGCTCAAGCTTATACTCAATAGATAAATTTGATTAATTGCTAAAGATAAGTTTGATTGATTGCTAAATTTTTCATAGCAATTTTCCTGAATAATGTATGATGTAGTGCCCTTGTAGAGTACCTCAAAGGATTGTATGAAAAGGCAACGATTTCTAGTCTTGATCACACTTTTGGTTCTGGCTTTCAGTTTATCGTTTGGAATGCGATCGCTCAATCCTCTAGCGGCGATCGCTCAGTCAAATACTCAATTAGTTGTTTCTGCGGCTGACAGTCTCACAGATGCGTTAAAAGAACTAGCACCGCTCTATCGTCAAGTTCGCTCCAATGTCACGGTGCGTTATAACTTCGCTAGCTCTGGCGCACTCCAACAGCAAATTGAAAACGGTGCGCCTGCGGATGTATTTATCTCGGCAGCGGCGAAGCAAATGGATGCCTTACAGCAAAAGAATTTGCTTGTTGCGGGCACTCGCCGCAATCTACTCACCAATCGGCTGGTGCTGGTGGTTCCCAGGAAAACCTCTGGAATTTCCAATCTGAAAAGTTTA from Kovacikia minuta CCNUW1 carries:
- the modA gene encoding molybdate ABC transporter substrate-binding protein, with the protein product MKRQRFLVLITLLVLAFSLSFGMRSLNPLAAIAQSNTQLVVSAADSLTDALKELAPLYRQVRSNVTVRYNFASSGALQQQIENGAPADVFISAAAKQMDALQQKNLLVAGTRRNLLTNRLVLVVPRKTSGISNLKSLTDVRVKRIAIGDPRSVPAGQYAEEALTKAGLWNQLKPKYVLASNVRQVLQFVAAGNADAGLVYLTDAKTTDQVKIAQTIPSNLHSPIIYPIAVLKNSRNPTASRDFAQFLFSGTARKVFEKYGFTAT
- a CDS encoding TOBE domain-containing protein — encoded protein: MQISARNALKGTVKAIEVGAVNTEVVLEVAPEVEITAIITKASAEKLGLGVGKEAFAVVKASDVMIAID